The nucleotide sequence ggtttattgattcaacgaactaaatctcacccattgataaattaaagaaataaatatcaaatatatgtgcttgttattacattaggattaagagcacacacttccataataaccgaggtctttgtttctttataaagtcagtataaaagaaacgacctcaaatgatcctactcaatacactctgagtgtactagtgtaattatatagtcaagataaactaatacctaattacactacgaccttccaatggtttgttcctttccatcatggtcgtgagctactgtttataatttataaggtactgataacatgatcttctgtgtgtgacaccacacaccatgtcatctacaatataaattaattgaacaactacatttatcataaatgtagacatttgaccaatgtgattcttattactagataaaagtttataccaaaagctaggcttttagtatacactccaacatatacTTGAAGCAACCGCTTTTGTGGACTTATATATATGCCACACCTTTTTTGGCAGTGTAGGTTGCATAATGATATTAATGTGCTTAACGAATCACCTTTATTCAAAAATGTCTTACAAGGAAATGCATCCGAAGCTAATTTTACGATTAACAATACACAATATACAAAATGATACTATTTGACAGATGGGATCTATCCAGAATGAGTTACTTTCATCAAGAGCTTTTCATGGCCCTAGGATcccaagagaaaaatatttaaggaacGACAAGAGGCCATGAGAAAGGATGTCGAGCGGGCATTTGGGGTGCTCCAATCTCGATGGGTAATAATTAGAGGTCCAGGACGATTTTGATACAAGGATAATTTGAAGGACATTATGTATATATGTATTATTTTGCATAACATGATTATTGAAAATAAGGGAAATGTTGTAGTCAATTGGTCAGATAATGAATGATATCCTCCATCATAAATATTTCAAGGTTCCATCCAAGAATTTCAAGAATACCTTCGGAGAAATTGCGAGGTACGTGATAATAAACTTCATCATCAACTTCGAGATGACTTGGTTAAGCATATATGGACACACTACGGTTGTAattcatgaaaaaataatttattaattatgatatatttaattatcttatattatgtttaaataatttataagaaaGTGTGTGACCCATAAAGAGTTGTTGAGAggtttttttttatagtggagagaTGTGTGAAGTTTTTTACTTTTGACATGGCATAGATGTGGCAACGAAGGAGCTCTGTAAGAGCTCCAAccattgtggatgctcttataGTTGTTCATTGTATATCATTCGTTGGATTAGGTTGGTATatgcattttattatttttacacaCTTATTATGATTAGTTGATATTACCCTTGAGATTGCttcttttaatttccttatatttagtcatgcactatcttcttatatTCATTGAGTTATTGTACTCATTACCCCTTGCTTTTACTTTGACTTCTAAGTTAACAAGTAAAGGATATGTTGTATTGACAACCTTAGTGTCACTTAGAGATTAGTGCTTGCCGGTCTCACGTGATATTGGGTTTTGGATGTCTTTCAGATTGTGTTGATGTTTCTTTTCTATTGTCTTTGTTTAGGATTTTCTTTCTGTATTGAATGTTTGAGTGTTAGTTTTATCTTAGTTTAATATGTTCACATGCACAAGCATATATACATGCAATGGTATTTAAAAAGTtagcatattttttttattttggaccGATGTTTATTTTATTTGATCTGAATTATATATCTTATTTTTCATATTATCACTAGGAGATGTCGTCTGATTTGACGGACAAATATACCCTGAGGACGTGACTGAACATATAAGTTCTCTAAACTCTAGGGATATTCTTCTAAGTTCTTATACACTTAAATAcatattcaattaaaattaaaatatataatctaaTTTAAAATCTTTGTGTAAAGATCAAATATAAGATTGAACCATAAAAACAAATATTTTAATTGATATAATTAGTGTTAATCCTCATTATGGGGCCTTCAGACTCATACAATCCAAAAAGGATATAAATCATGAAGAATTTTATCTAATATAGTGACCCTTTATATAAGGGTCAGATGATCTATAATATATTTTAATACATTCCATGATCAATTATAGCAACGTAGAAGGAAAAAACAAACTTAATGTAGTCTTAGGGGAGGGAAAGtgagaaaaaaatattatagtTCAACCTCAGAACTTTCCAGGTTGCCCACCAATGGAAAGAAAAACCGTGACGTAATCGTTATTATTCGACCCCTTGAAATCTGAAAAAAGTCCGCCACCCTCTTGAAATCTATAAAAAGTCCGCCAGGTTCTAGACCGTGTGCTTAATGGATGAATCACACCAATTTTAATGTTGTAGAACCCAAATTGGAATCGCCTCTTACTGTGGGAGGTAATCCGCTGATAAGGACGCATGTTGAGATTATGCAGATTTCTGGGGGAAGAAATCAAGAAAAGGCTACGTAACTCTGATTTCGCATGCTCTAAGGTGACCTCTCGATCGATCATCATTACGCCTCAAACCTACCACCTTTCAGCGAAGCTTCGCTGCTTCAGCTTCACTTTAATTTCTTTGAAGACGATTCAATTTCGATATGGTAATCGAGTAGAATTCTTGGTTTATTAAACATAGAATTTATGGAGGCTACACGTGATTTTTGAACTCACGAGCGCCGGCCCGGACACAATATATCAGAAGTTGAATGGTTTCAGTTGGCTATAAAATCATGATGAGGACTAAAGTACTAATTATCCATCTCCCTTGTCAAGTACGACTAAGGCAAtacttagttaattaattaattgccaATGGAAGTTCATGATGAGGTGAGCTCGCACTACCAGGTCCTCTCGAGGATGGCAACATGTGATGGCCATGGAGAGAACTCCTGCTACTTTGATGGATGGAAAGCGTACGATGAAGACCCTTTCCACCCGACCAAAAACTCCAACGGAGTCATCCAAATGGGACTCGCAGAAAACCAGGTTAATTGGCTCAATAGTGGAGTATATTTAGATATCATGCATGCACGAGTCTTCTTATTTATATGCATGTGTCTGAGCACTCAATTAGtttcatataattaaaattttcagcTCTGCCTCGAGTTGATTCAAGAATGGATTAAGAAGAACCCACAGGCGTCAATCTGCACGAAGGAGGGAGTGTCAGATTTCAAAGACATTGCCAATTTCCAGGACTATCACGGCCTACAAGATTTCAGAGAGGTATTTAATTAAACTCCTATCGAAAAAAATTGCCACATTTAATTGTTCCTTGCTAGCTTATCTTGATACTGAATATAATGCTCAGGCGATCGCTTTGTTTATGGAGAAAGTGAGAGGTGGAAAAGTTAAATTTGACCCGGACCGCATCGTGATGAGCGGCGGAGCCACCGGAGCACAAGAAACGCTTGCATTTTGCCTCGCTAACCCTGGCCAAGCTTTCCTCGTTCCGACACCATATTATCCGGCGTGCGTGCATGCACAGATCGATCCAAATTTTCTCTTAGATATTGCCGGCCATTTTATctaacattaattaattaattaattaacgtCTTTCTTTCCAGATTCGATCGAGACTTCCAATGGAGGACGGGAGTGAAGCTTCTTCCCATCCACTGTGACAGCTCCAACAACTTCAAGATCACTAAAACCGCGCTGGTAAATGCCTTCCAGGACGCGCGTAACTCCGGAATTACCGTCAAGGGAATCCTGGTAACCAACCCTTCCAATCCCCTGGGCACCGTCATGGACACCAAGACACTGCGAACTCTCGTCAGCTTCGCCTGCGAGAAGAGAATCCACTTGATCTGCGACGAGGTCTTCTCTGGGACCGTCTTCGGCGAGCCCGAATACGTCAGCGTGGCTGCGATCCTCGACGAAGTCTCCCCCCATTGCGACAGGACCCTGTTCCACATCGCCTACAGCTTGTCCAAGGACCTGGGCGTCCCTGGATTCCGCGTGGGGATCATCTACTCCTTTAACGACGCGGTTGTCCGATGCGCTCGCAGGATGTCCAGCTTCGGGCTGGTGTCCACTCAGACGCAGAGGCTGCTGGCCAACATGCTGCGCGACGACCACTTCACGACCAATCTCTTGGCAGAGAACAAGCGGCGGCTGCGTCTTCAGCACCAGCGTTTCACGGCGGGGCTGAGCGAGGTCGGGATACATTGCTTGGACGGCAGCGCGGGGCTGTTTTGCTGGATGAACTTGCAGTGGATGTTGAAAGCGGAGACGGTGGCGGCAGAGCTGGAGCTTTGGCGGGTGATTATCTATGATGTTAAGCTCAACATATCGCCGGGGTCGTCATTCCACTGCTCGGAGCCTGGGTGGTTCAGGGTGTGCTTCGCCAACATGGATGAGGAGACCATGGAAGCCGCGCTGGAGAGAATCAGGAGGTTCGTGCAGCGGACGGCGAGTGATAAGCCGCGAACGATAAAGAGCAACAAGAAGAGGTGGCGTCCGTCGCGGCGCTTGAGCGTGCCTCCGGAGCTCAACAGCATCACCGTGATGAGCCCACGGCTGATATCACCGCGGCCGCCTCTGGATCAAACCGCCAACTGATCTATATATCATATCGAATTACTaaaactcaaaaaggaaaaatgtGGACGAAATTAAAGTTGAGGTACTCTAAGAGGCCTTAATTATATATAACGTCCTTCCCAGTTCTGAAAAAGATATGTTAGGATTAATGATGCAACCTTTTCAAGTAGAACTCTAAATGCTTAATCTTTTGATTGTTTTCAGTACTAGTGTAATATGTAGAAAAATAAAGCAGAGGAAATAGTTGTTTCCTTTATTACGGTAAGCATATTTATATAAGTTGTTCTTTAAGAGTTTATGAAAAATATCCCACAAATATGGTAATCTAGGGACACCAGtacttataaaaataaatataaacaattATACCAACTGAATAATATTTATATGGTAAATCTTTGTTTATTAACATCAGCTATGATTTGTACAAGTGCGGAGCCAGGTACGTGCCTATCCGGGCGATAGCCCGGGTGTCCAACAACTGTGAGAAGAAAAAAAAGTCAATTTTATTGgcgaaaaaagagaaaaataaaagagaaaaagaaaattaactcGGGTGTTGGCGTCGATATCGACGTCGGCATTGACACTCGTGGCCTATAGTCCAAGTAAATCACCCGCACTGACTTTGTCATTAGATTTGTATCCGTATCCATATATTATTATTAGCCTCCCAAACTCATCATTTACAATATTAATCCTACCCTAGCTTAGCAAACTGTACCTATATCAATCTAGCAATACATACAAAATTCTAGAAGAGGATCGAACTCTCACGGGAAGTCGGTAGGCCAGTAGATCGATTGACCTCTTCTAGAAGGTCAACTGGTTGACCTATCCTAGAAGGTCAACTATTGACCTCTGCTGCTGGTCAACACATTGCTATGTATGGAGATTCACAAGTCGTGCTAAGGATGAGCTCTTGGAGTTCTATATTCCTAGCTCCACGAGCTCTTCACTCTGAGCTCTCCAAGTTCTCTATTTCAAGCTTCCCGAATTCTCCCCTACGAGCTCTTCACTTTGAGCTCTCCAAGTTTTCTATTTCGAGATTCCCGAATTATATTCTACCCTATGAGCTCCTCTGCTCCCCTCAATTGAGCTTGATTTCTCGAGCTCCTTATTCCTATCTACAACAACCATTGCAGTTATAAGCTATAATCAAGTAGGACCCACAATCCCTATGCGGCTCCTCAATCCACACCTCCACAACTCATGCTAATCTGCTCTAAATTAGCAGGTCATACCTACAAGAGCATATTCTGGTCCAACAATCCTAGAAAGATATGCAATGTTAACATGCTGATACATTAGTGAATTAAATGATGCATCTACAACAAAATTTAGTCGTCATCAATTTCTAAAGTaatattaaaatcaaaataataccTAGTGAAATGTTGATCTGAATTCATCACAAGACCATTGCTTCTTACCTGTCACCGGAGATCCTGCAAATGCAACGGATGTCTTCCATAAGATTGAGTCGGCAATCCAACTTCCTTCTCAATGGAGAAAAAGAAGCAAACATAAGATAAGAGAACACAATTCATCATGTCCTAAATGAATAATATCTCTTCCTTTATATACCCATCCCAATCTATAAGGACTATTTATCATAAAACTCATCCATAATTAATATCCCATCAATGTTAATGAATCAAAATATTAATCAGCATTCATTTAATCTAAACCGCCTTTATATGTAATCAAGAATTAGATCACATCATTAGAGTTTAGTTGCCTCAATCATAATTAGTTGTATGTATATTAATCAAGTGTAAGCTCATCTTATAAGGATTAAGTTCACTCACGTGGACTTAATTGGATTTAGTTCATCCATGACTTAATCTTACAATTTCCCACTTGGG is from Zingiber officinale cultivar Zhangliang chromosome 7B, Zo_v1.1, whole genome shotgun sequence and encodes:
- the LOC122004538 gene encoding 1-aminocyclopropane-1-carboxylate synthase-like translates to MEVHDEVSSHYQVLSRMATCDGHGENSCYFDGWKAYDEDPFHPTKNSNGVIQMGLAENQLCLELIQEWIKKNPQASICTKEGVSDFKDIANFQDYHGLQDFREAIALFMEKVRGGKVKFDPDRIVMSGGATGAQETLAFCLANPGQAFLVPTPYYPAFDRDFQWRTGVKLLPIHCDSSNNFKITKTALVNAFQDARNSGITVKGILVTNPSNPLGTVMDTKTLRTLVSFACEKRIHLICDEVFSGTVFGEPEYVSVAAILDEVSPHCDRTLFHIAYSLSKDLGVPGFRVGIIYSFNDAVVRCARRMSSFGLVSTQTQRLLANMLRDDHFTTNLLAENKRRLRLQHQRFTAGLSEVGIHCLDGSAGLFCWMNLQWMLKAETVAAELELWRVIIYDVKLNISPGSSFHCSEPGWFRVCFANMDEETMEAALERIRRFVQRTASDKPRTIKSNKKRWRPSRRLSVPPELNSITVMSPRLISPRPPLDQTAN